Proteins encoded together in one Anopheles darlingi chromosome 3, idAnoDarlMG_H_01, whole genome shotgun sequence window:
- the LOC125957028 gene encoding regulation of nuclear pre-mRNA domain-containing protein 1B: MSSFTETGLVKKLLDLNSSQQSIQTLSLWLIHHRKHHSIIVKTWLKELAKAPAAKKLTFMYLANDVIQNSKKKGPEFGREFEHVLLKAFRYIAQSSPEPKTINSLNRILNIWGERGVYEEPKIKEYSAALNEGETARVEPVNGSEKKRKPETVLSDVLTESNKKARPTVGITVEKKAKSEVVEVNGKVETHITLSPHQPDGDPPEPEELIKVILELENSASSDAVVRERIANLKPEVSELAAINKLEDKEAAIKLATDVNDAIKILNDYNARLATEMEDRKKLTTMLRDFQREQQELLLQAENRLEEYQKKLTKIKEVQKEVRNHMNNLPDLTSLPDVTGGLAPLPSAGDLFNVHH; the protein is encoded by the exons ATGTCGTCCTTTACGGAAACGGGGCTGGTTAAAAAACTGCTGGATCTTAACAGCAGCCAACAGAGCATTCAGACGCTGTCCCTGTGGCTCATCCATCACCGGAAGCACCACTCGATTATCGTGAAAACGTGGCTGAAAGAGCTGGCCAAAG CTCCGGCGGCGAAGAAACTCACTTTCATGTACCTGGCCAACGATGTGATACAgaacagcaagaagaagggtcCCGAGTTCGGGCGCGAGTTCGAGCATGTGCTGCTCAAGGCCTTCCGATACATCGCACAATCCTCTCCGGAACCCAAAACCATCAACAGCCTCAACCGCATCCTCAACATCTGGGGCGAGCGCGGTGTGTACGAGGAGCCGAAAATCAAAGAATACTCCGCCGCGCTCAACGAGGGCGAAACGGCCCGGGTGGAACCGGTGAACGGAAGTGAGAAGAAGCGCAAACCCGAAACGGTGCTCAGTGACGTGCTGACGGAGAGCAACAAAAAGGCGCGCCCGACCGTGGGTATCACGGTGGAGAAAAAAGCCAAGAGTGAAGTGGTCGAGGTGAACGGAAAGGTGGAAACGCACATTACCCTTAGCCCACACCAGCCCGATGGTGATCCGCCAGAGCCGGAAGAGCTTATCAAAGTGattctggagctggagaacTCGGCCTCCAGCGATGCAGTCGTACGGGAACGTATCGCGAACTTGAAACCCGAGGTGTCGGAGCTGGCGGCAATAAATAAGCTGGAAGATAAAGAGGCTGCCATCAAACTGGCGACTGAT GTGAACGATGCCATAAAGATACTGAATGACTACAATGCTCGCCTCGCGACGGAGATGGAAGATCGCAAAAAACTGACCACGATGCTACGTGACTTTCAGCGAGAGCAACAGGAGTTACTGCTGCAGGCTGAGAACCGTTTAGAG GAGTATCAAAAGAAGTTGACTAAAATCAAAGAAGTACAAAAGGAGGTCCGGAATCACATGAATAACCTTCCCGATTTGACCTCTTTGCCGGATGTGACGGGTGGCCTGGCACCACTGCCGTCCGCAGGCGATCTGTTCAACGTGCACCATTAG